In one window of Candidatus Woesearchaeota archaeon DNA:
- a CDS encoding TldD/PmbA family protein — translation MNSKIKRIIREAEKEADHVQINIGSVTHKSLTINNNSYQSFEETEKGKYQIRVWKNQAMGYAYSNRLTKDTLRQAIKICKANDRLDYFHGIPNRSRYSNIRCHDKKVAELTKAEMSSMADVIIDECVKSGIIASHVAIEAKHEESQIFNSNGIEGEQKRTEFGLWANTIARSGANVSSYWNSMTEVKLFDIIPFIDDLKRKTYDFLYPRKMERKARYVLFKPKTAADLIHNALVPNFSAKNIEKNKSVYKGKTGKSIAHPKLSLVDDGTLEWGQNSSRFDYEGTPSQKTVIISNGIFKSPLYDFNTAKRLGQRSTGNRTEQGIDHSNLILTGPYSEIDDALIVETLIGSHTANPATTAFSTKMEHGYYLKKGERIPVKDVMLSGKMDEVLRNIVSVGRKVSNNYGIYTGALACKKVNQTI, via the coding sequence ATGAACTCGAAAATAAAAAGAATAATAAGAGAAGCGGAAAAAGAAGCAGACCATGTGCAGATAAACATCGGCTCTGTCACACATAAGTCCCTCACAATAAACAACAACAGCTACCAGAGCTTCGAAGAGACAGAGAAGGGCAAATACCAGATAAGGGTGTGGAAAAACCAGGCCATGGGCTACGCATATTCAAACAGGCTCACAAAAGACACACTCCGCCAGGCCATCAAGATATGCAAGGCAAATGACAGGCTAGACTATTTCCACGGAATCCCGAACAGGTCCAGATACAGCAACATAAGATGCCATGACAAGAAAGTGGCTGAGCTGACAAAAGCAGAGATGTCAAGCATGGCCGACGTCATAATAGATGAATGCGTCAAGTCAGGAATAATAGCCTCGCATGTCGCAATCGAGGCCAAGCATGAAGAGAGCCAGATATTCAATTCAAACGGCATAGAAGGAGAACAGAAAAGGACAGAGTTCGGGCTTTGGGCAAACACAATAGCCAGGAGCGGAGCGAATGTATCAAGCTATTGGAACTCAATGACAGAAGTGAAGCTTTTCGACATCATACCCTTCATAGATGACCTTAAAAGGAAGACATATGATTTCCTCTACCCAAGAAAGATGGAACGAAAAGCGAGATATGTGCTATTCAAGCCAAAGACAGCAGCTGACCTGATACATAATGCGCTGGTGCCGAACTTCTCTGCAAAGAACATAGAAAAGAACAAATCAGTCTACAAAGGCAAAACAGGAAAATCAATCGCGCACCCGAAACTGTCGCTTGTCGATGACGGGACACTTGAATGGGGGCAGAATTCGAGCAGATTCGACTATGAGGGGACACCATCGCAGAAGACTGTCATAATCAGCAACGGGATATTCAAATCCCCGCTATATGACTTCAACACCGCAAAAAGGCTCGGGCAGAGGAGCACAGGGAACAGGACAGAGCAGGGCATCGACCACTCCAACCTCATACTCACAGGCCCATACAGTGAGATCGATGATGCACTGATTGTCGAGACACTGATAGGGAGCCACACAGCCAATCCTGCGACAACGGCATTCTCAACAAAAATGGAGCATGGATACTACCTGAAAAAAGGCGAGCGGATACCTGTCAAAGACGTGATGCTGTCAGGCAAGATGGACGAAGTCCTCAGAAACATCGTGTCTGTGGGGCGGAAAGTCTCGAATAACTATGGGATATACACAGGCGCGCTTGCCTGCAAAAAGGTGAACCAGACCATATGA
- a CDS encoding CoA-binding protein, which yields MSIMIDDETRVMIQAITGKQGRQACKEMLDYKVKVVCGVTPGKTGQNVDGVPVYGSVNEALHNHDVDATVIFVPPMQAKEAVMDAINNGIKLINIITENIPVHDTAYFLEAARKSGAVIVGPSSVGIISPGKCKMGPIGGADNSSYMNGPVGIISKSGGMSSETANLLTQEGIGQSTVIGIGGDRLIGSDFVDMLKMFERDKDTKCTVIFGEIGGTYEELVAESVSRGEITKPIAAFVSGNFASNLPNMTLGHAGAIVEGTKGTRQAKVEALRKAGVKVAEVHHHILDEIKMILGDNHG from the coding sequence ATGAGCATAATGATCGATGATGAAACAAGAGTGATGATCCAGGCCATAACAGGCAAGCAAGGAAGACAAGCCTGCAAAGAGATGCTCGACTACAAAGTGAAGGTAGTGTGCGGAGTGACTCCAGGCAAGACAGGCCAGAATGTAGATGGAGTCCCTGTGTATGGATCAGTGAATGAGGCGCTGCATAACCATGACGTCGATGCAACAGTGATATTTGTGCCTCCGATGCAGGCAAAAGAGGCTGTCATGGATGCCATAAACAACGGAATCAAGCTCATCAATATCATCACAGAGAATATACCTGTGCATGACACAGCCTATTTCCTGGAAGCAGCAAGAAAAAGCGGGGCTGTGATTGTCGGACCATCATCAGTCGGCATAATAAGCCCTGGCAAATGCAAGATGGGACCAATCGGCGGAGCGGACAACAGCAGCTACATGAATGGACCAGTCGGGATAATATCAAAGAGCGGCGGAATGAGCTCAGAGACAGCAAATCTCCTGACACAGGAGGGCATCGGACAATCCACAGTAATAGGAATAGGCGGGGATCGGCTCATAGGATCAGACTTCGTCGACATGCTCAAGATGTTCGAGAGAGACAAGGACACCAAGTGCACTGTGATCTTCGGAGAAATCGGGGGCACGTATGAAGAGCTCGTGGCAGAATCAGTATCAAGAGGAGAGATAACGAAGCCGATAGCAGCATTTGTGTCAGGCAATTTCGCATCAAATCTCCCCAACATGACACTTGGGCATGCAGGAGCCATAGTTGAAGGAACAAAAGGCACCCGCCAGGCAAAAGTAGAAGCTTTGAGAAAAGCAGGAGTCAAGGTTGCGGAAGTCCATCATCATATTCTGGATGAAATAAAGATGATACTAGGTGATAATCATGGCTGA
- a CDS encoding helix-turn-helix domain-containing protein, with translation MKDRSMLVRITKDGMLHSDCEILENPESIKLLSNSIRLRILKLLAETPMYPAELAQKLRMHEQKVYYHMKQMLNADLIEIVEKKEIRGTIAKKFFPKSMNFAVSLGGEWSRFKGMRASVDKKLEAFLEPFIRDGDFNAKFVVGCPDPHGPYKAAARDGHYAVDLALFMGQFCRFPKYFAVKLDVDVKSERQEKDNLIIVGGPGPNLVSHEINNFLPIKFDIRASKKGYTCAGLISEAGELISEDTAGIIARIPNPYSPRHSILFIAGYRYVGVKSAVIGFTRFHKEILRGFSGQDSFAVIVRGFDLDGDGKIDSVELV, from the coding sequence ATGAAAGATAGGTCGATGCTTGTCAGGATCACAAAAGACGGGATGCTCCATTCAGATTGTGAGATCTTGGAGAATCCCGAATCCATCAAGCTTCTTTCGAATTCTATCAGGCTGAGGATCTTGAAGCTTCTTGCAGAGACCCCGATGTACCCTGCTGAGCTTGCGCAGAAGCTCAGGATGCATGAGCAGAAGGTCTATTATCATATGAAGCAGATGCTTAATGCTGATCTTATTGAGATTGTTGAGAAGAAGGAGATTAGGGGGACGATAGCGAAGAAATTCTTCCCGAAAAGCATGAACTTTGCTGTCTCACTTGGTGGGGAATGGAGCAGGTTTAAGGGAATGAGGGCCTCTGTTGATAAGAAGCTTGAGGCTTTTCTTGAGCCTTTCATCAGGGATGGTGATTTCAATGCTAAGTTTGTTGTCGGCTGTCCTGACCCGCATGGTCCTTACAAGGCTGCTGCAAGGGACGGCCATTATGCTGTTGATCTGGCCTTGTTCATGGGCCAGTTCTGCCGTTTCCCCAAGTATTTTGCTGTAAAGCTCGATGTCGACGTTAAATCTGAGAGGCAAGAGAAGGATAATCTGATAATTGTCGGAGGCCCCGGCCCCAATCTTGTTTCGCATGAGATAAATAATTTCCTGCCTATAAAGTTTGACATCAGGGCGTCGAAGAAGGGATATACTTGTGCTGGCTTGATCTCAGAGGCAGGTGAGCTGATCAGTGAGGACACAGCGGGGATAATCGCAAGGATCCCTAATCCGTATTCTCCCAGGCACAGTATCCTGTTCATCGCTGGCTACAGGTATGTGGGTGTGAAGAGTGCTGTGATCGGATTCACGAGATTCCATAAGGAGATATTGAGGGGTTTCTCTGGCCAGGACAGCTTTGCTGTTATTGTCAGGGGATTTGACCTTGATGGCGACGGCAAGATAGATTCTGTAGAATTGGTGTGA
- a CDS encoding phosphoglucosamine mutase, whose amino-acid sequence MMKLFGTDGIRGKANQHPMTPDLMIKLGKAIAKHFSNKGKKTRILIGKDTRLSGYMIEYALVSGMCSMGADVLLVGPMPTPAIAHLTKSFAADAGIVISASHNPADDNGVKIFGKDGFKLPDNEEKKIEMMIEKDVTDESVVGDRIGKASRIDDAQGRYIEFAKASIKNNSLDGIKIILDCANGAAYKVAPLILSELGAEVIPMGNKPDGLNINQKVGAMHPEVIQKKVVEEKADIGLALDGDGDRIIMSDEKGNTVDGDKIMAIIADYWQRQGKMKWALVATQYSNMGLDIAMKKIGVDVIRTNCGDRYVVEEMRRGKHRIGGEQSGHIILLDHATTGDGIIASLYILDIMKRTGKRLSELASVMRHLPQVIVNVKVKERKPIERLDANKEAKKAQESLGGTGRVFLRYSGTENKLRVMVEAEDPSEVKRISDSIAKKVKEEIGE is encoded by the coding sequence ATGATGAAGCTATTCGGAACAGACGGGATAAGAGGCAAGGCAAACCAACACCCTATGACACCAGACCTGATGATAAAGCTCGGCAAGGCAATCGCAAAACATTTCTCCAACAAAGGGAAGAAGACACGAATACTCATCGGCAAAGACACAAGACTATCAGGCTACATGATAGAGTATGCGCTTGTGTCAGGCATGTGCTCCATGGGAGCAGATGTACTTCTTGTCGGGCCAATGCCGACACCTGCGATCGCACATCTCACGAAGAGCTTTGCAGCAGATGCCGGCATAGTGATAAGCGCCTCACATAATCCAGCTGACGACAATGGGGTGAAGATATTCGGCAAAGACGGATTCAAGCTTCCGGACAATGAGGAAAAGAAAATAGAGATGATGATCGAGAAGGATGTCACAGACGAATCTGTCGTCGGAGACAGGATAGGGAAGGCCTCCAGGATAGATGACGCGCAAGGGAGATATATCGAGTTCGCGAAGGCCAGCATAAAGAACAACTCACTGGATGGCATCAAGATAATCCTGGACTGCGCAAACGGAGCAGCATACAAAGTGGCTCCGCTGATACTCTCTGAGCTCGGGGCAGAGGTCATCCCAATGGGGAACAAGCCAGACGGGCTGAACATAAACCAGAAAGTCGGGGCAATGCATCCTGAAGTCATCCAGAAAAAAGTTGTCGAAGAGAAGGCAGACATAGGGCTTGCTCTCGACGGAGACGGAGACAGGATAATCATGTCTGATGAGAAGGGCAACACCGTTGATGGGGACAAGATAATGGCCATAATAGCAGACTATTGGCAGAGGCAAGGCAAGATGAAATGGGCACTTGTGGCGACCCAGTACAGCAATATGGGACTGGACATAGCAATGAAGAAAATCGGGGTCGATGTCATCAGGACAAACTGCGGAGACAGGTATGTCGTAGAAGAGATGCGTAGGGGCAAGCACAGGATAGGGGGAGAGCAGAGCGGGCACATAATCCTTCTTGATCATGCAACAACCGGAGACGGCATAATCGCATCACTCTACATACTGGACATCATGAAAAGGACAGGCAAGAGACTATCAGAACTCGCTTCGGTCATGAGACATCTCCCACAGGTGATAGTCAATGTAAAGGTGAAAGAGAGGAAACCAATAGAAAGACTGGATGCAAACAAAGAGGCCAAGAAAGCACAGGAGAGTCTCGGCGGGACCGGGAGAGTGTTCCTCAGATATTCAGGGACAGAGAACAAGCTAAGGGTAATGGTGGAAGCAGAGGATCCATCAGAAGTGAAGAGAATATCAGATTCCATAGCCAAGAAAGTGAAGGAAGAGATAGGTGAATGA
- a CDS encoding GTP-binding protein: MIELFKKFLNKVFKNIFKEKKHVKLGLYGPPNGGKTTLANRICKDWLGEEMGKTSAMAHETREVQIKEQINIKSKGKELSFNLVDTPGIATKIDYEDFVKKGMKEKDAKKRAKEATKGVIDAIKWLDDMDAVIVVLDATKDPYSQVNITIIGNLEARKIPVLIVGNKIDLRRANLKKLQATFPQYDVIGISAKFGKNIDNFYEGLFALVG, encoded by the coding sequence ATGATTGAACTTTTCAAGAAATTCCTGAACAAAGTCTTCAAGAACATCTTCAAAGAGAAGAAGCATGTAAAACTCGGACTATACGGTCCTCCGAACGGGGGGAAGACAACACTTGCCAACAGGATATGCAAGGACTGGCTCGGCGAGGAGATGGGCAAGACAAGCGCCATGGCCCACGAGACAAGAGAAGTCCAGATAAAAGAACAGATAAACATAAAATCCAAAGGGAAGGAGCTCTCATTCAACCTTGTTGACACGCCCGGGATCGCGACAAAGATCGATTATGAAGACTTCGTCAAAAAAGGAATGAAAGAGAAGGATGCAAAGAAGAGAGCGAAAGAGGCAACAAAAGGAGTCATCGATGCAATAAAATGGCTCGATGACATGGATGCAGTGATAGTGGTGCTAGACGCCACAAAGGACCCTTATTCTCAAGTGAACATAACAATCATCGGAAATCTCGAGGCCAGGAAGATACCTGTACTCATCGTAGGGAACAAGATCGATCTCAGGAGAGCCAACCTCAAGAAGCTCCAGGCCACGTTCCCACAATATGATGTCATCGGGATAAGCGCCAAATTCGGCAAGAACATAGACAATTTTTATGAAGGATTATTTGCACTGGTGGGATAA
- a CDS encoding redox-regulated ATPase YchF yields the protein MIGIVGKANVGKSTFFKALTLADVEIANYPFATIKPNHGVGFVRTPCADKFFGRQCNPREGYCIDHIRFVPVDVIDVAGLVPGAHEGKGMGNQFLDDLRQADALIHVIDASGSTNEKGESIQPLQYDPAEDVKFLEVELDMWYLGILNKGWEKFARTIQQEHGHVQKALAKQLSGLGVDEEMIKSSVRLLDLDPEKPALWSADQLKSLAVRLRKLTKPMIIACNKIDIRGAYDNYERLRKGFPDFIFVPCSAESELALKEARKRNMIDYLPGSGSYMVKGGLNEAQMKALDFIKVNVLDRYHTTGVQDALDKAVFGLLKYLPIFPGGLNKLEDQYGNTLPDCFLMPDKSTALDFAYRLHSDFGDNFIRAIDVKTKRAVGRDHVLKSGDVIEIISGK from the coding sequence ATGATTGGCATTGTTGGTAAGGCTAATGTCGGCAAGAGCACTTTCTTCAAGGCCCTCACTCTGGCTGATGTCGAGATAGCGAATTATCCTTTTGCTACGATCAAACCGAATCATGGGGTGGGTTTTGTGCGGACCCCTTGTGCAGACAAATTTTTTGGCAGGCAGTGCAATCCGAGGGAGGGCTATTGCATAGATCATATCCGCTTTGTGCCTGTTGATGTCATTGATGTTGCTGGTCTTGTTCCGGGTGCTCATGAGGGCAAAGGTATGGGCAATCAGTTCCTTGATGATCTGAGGCAGGCTGATGCCCTGATCCACGTTATTGATGCTTCTGGATCAACAAATGAGAAAGGTGAGTCAATACAGCCCCTTCAGTATGACCCTGCTGAAGATGTGAAGTTCCTGGAAGTTGAGCTTGATATGTGGTATCTCGGCATCCTGAACAAGGGTTGGGAGAAGTTCGCCAGGACCATCCAGCAGGAGCATGGCCATGTGCAGAAGGCGCTTGCGAAGCAGCTTTCTGGACTGGGTGTTGATGAGGAGATGATTAAGTCGTCTGTCAGGCTGCTGGATCTTGATCCTGAGAAGCCTGCTCTGTGGAGTGCTGATCAGCTGAAGTCATTGGCTGTCCGTCTGAGGAAACTGACCAAGCCGATGATTATTGCCTGCAATAAAATCGACATCCGGGGGGCATATGATAATTATGAGAGGCTCAGGAAGGGATTCCCTGACTTCATATTTGTTCCTTGCAGTGCTGAATCAGAACTTGCTCTTAAGGAGGCCAGAAAGCGCAATATGATTGATTATTTGCCGGGCTCTGGCAGTTACATGGTTAAGGGCGGCCTGAATGAGGCGCAGATGAAGGCTCTTGATTTCATCAAGGTCAATGTTCTTGACAGGTATCATACCACCGGTGTGCAGGATGCACTGGACAAGGCGGTTTTTGGGCTGCTGAAATACCTCCCCATTTTCCCGGGCGGCCTGAACAAGCTTGAGGATCAGTATGGGAATACCCTGCCTGACTGCTTCCTGATGCCGGATAAATCGACAGCCCTTGACTTCGCTTATCGTCTGCATTCTGATTTCGGGGATAATTTCATCAGGGCCATTGATGTCAAGACAAAGAGGGCTGTGGGCAGGGATCATGTCCTGAAGAGCGGTGATGTGATAGAGATCATAAGCGGGAAATAG
- a CDS encoding AAA family ATPase gives MYSYTTNISQLEEENKLLRDTINSLKEEVKKYREPPLLVAQVRQISKGHAFLMLQNGNEFFVALSGDAGKIKPGDTVLVEQKNLTIIRKAEKMKKFNVEKFIIIEKPKVQWGEIGGLSREAEEIREVVELPLKKPELFEKIGIKPPKGILLHGPPGTGKTLLAKAVATATDSTFIEIVGSELVQKFIGEGAKLVKEVFQLAREKAPSIVFIDEIDALAAKRIEVGTSGEREVQRTFMQLLAEIDGFKPLGNVKIIGCTNRKDILDPAVIRPGRLDRLIEIGIPNDEGRKEIFKIHTKNMSICKIDIDKIISKMHDFSGAEINASCTEAGYFAIREDRSKVTEKDFLSAVEKVRQKEEENDYKGIFG, from the coding sequence ATGTACAGCTATACAACCAACATCAGCCAGCTCGAAGAGGAGAACAAGCTCCTCAGGGACACGATAAACAGCCTGAAGGAAGAGGTAAAAAAATACAGGGAACCTCCGCTCCTCGTGGCGCAGGTAAGGCAGATAAGCAAAGGCCACGCATTCCTCATGCTCCAGAACGGAAATGAGTTCTTCGTTGCGCTGTCTGGAGATGCAGGCAAGATAAAACCTGGAGACACAGTGCTGGTCGAGCAGAAGAACCTCACAATAATCAGGAAAGCAGAGAAGATGAAGAAATTCAATGTGGAGAAATTCATAATCATCGAGAAGCCCAAAGTCCAATGGGGTGAAATCGGCGGCCTCAGCAGAGAGGCAGAAGAGATAAGGGAAGTTGTGGAGCTTCCGCTGAAGAAACCGGAGCTATTCGAAAAGATAGGGATAAAGCCCCCAAAGGGGATACTCCTGCATGGCCCGCCAGGAACAGGCAAGACCCTTCTGGCAAAGGCAGTCGCGACAGCAACAGATTCGACATTCATCGAGATCGTGGGCAGCGAGCTTGTCCAGAAATTCATAGGTGAGGGAGCAAAGCTTGTCAAAGAAGTGTTCCAGCTGGCCCGCGAGAAAGCCCCTTCAATAGTATTCATAGACGAGATAGATGCCCTCGCTGCCAAGAGGATAGAAGTAGGGACATCCGGCGAGAGGGAGGTCCAGAGGACATTCATGCAGCTGCTGGCTGAGATAGACGGGTTCAAGCCGTTGGGAAATGTCAAGATAATCGGATGCACAAACAGGAAGGACATACTCGATCCGGCAGTGATCAGGCCAGGAAGGCTTGACAGGCTCATCGAGATAGGGATACCGAACGATGAAGGAAGGAAAGAGATATTCAAGATACACACAAAGAACATGTCCATCTGTAAAATAGATATCGACAAGATAATATCGAAGATGCATGATTTCTCAGGAGCAGAGATAAACGCATCATGCACAGAAGCAGGATATTTTGCAATCAGGGAAGACAGGTCTAAGGTCACAGAGAAGGACTTCCTGAGTGCAGTCGAGAAAGTCAGGCAGAAAGAAGAAGAAAACGACTACAAAGGAATCTTCGGTTAG
- a CDS encoding DUF2073 domain-containing protein, producing the protein MLTIQFVPYTEIESLSSLGRIRKLLKIAKENKIVLLEGRLKKEEEAEMIKTTMEEIDDEFKGIEMAVINPEAKENDPVGKMRAILAGALLGNRQGFTIIGPASVVKEITKDPHKIQLLAQEPKRRRKKR; encoded by the coding sequence ATGCTGACAATACAATTCGTGCCGTATACAGAGATAGAATCCCTGAGCTCGCTCGGTAGAATAAGGAAACTGCTGAAGATAGCCAAAGAGAACAAGATAGTGCTGCTAGAAGGCCGACTCAAAAAGGAAGAGGAAGCAGAGATGATAAAGACGACAATGGAAGAGATCGATGACGAGTTCAAGGGGATAGAGATGGCAGTCATAAATCCAGAGGCGAAAGAAAATGACCCGGTCGGGAAGATGAGGGCGATACTGGCAGGAGCCCTCCTCGGGAACAGGCAGGGATTCACAATCATAGGGCCGGCAAGCGTAGTGAAAGAGATAACCAAAGACCCACACAAGATACAACTCCTCGCGCAAGAGCCGAAGAGGAGAAGGAAAAAGAGATAA
- a CDS encoding adenylate kinase: MKILIMGPQGAGKGTQASRISKKLEVPHISTGDLFREALSNGTDLGAKAKEYMNRGELVPDSIVVGMLKERIEKEDCKKGWILDGYPRNKLQAEELDKITKVSHMIVLTLDDDFAVQRIGGRRTCSKCGAIFHTTNLKPKKEGICDRCGGNLIQREDDKEKAIRERLKIYRNDTEPIILHYKNKGIKMIEVDGKKSIQEAFDEIMPQLR, encoded by the coding sequence ATGAAGATCCTGATAATGGGGCCGCAAGGCGCAGGAAAAGGGACACAAGCCAGCAGGATAAGCAAGAAGCTTGAAGTGCCCCACATATCTACAGGAGACCTGTTCCGTGAGGCGCTGTCAAATGGGACAGATCTCGGGGCCAAGGCAAAAGAGTACATGAACAGAGGTGAGCTGGTGCCAGATTCCATTGTAGTCGGCATGCTCAAAGAGAGAATCGAGAAAGAAGACTGCAAAAAGGGATGGATACTTGACGGGTATCCCCGGAACAAGCTCCAAGCAGAGGAGCTGGACAAGATAACCAAAGTGAGCCACATGATTGTGCTGACTTTGGACGATGATTTCGCAGTCCAGAGGATTGGCGGGAGAAGGACCTGTTCAAAATGCGGAGCAATATTCCACACAACAAACCTGAAGCCGAAAAAAGAAGGAATCTGCGACAGGTGCGGCGGGAATCTCATCCAGAGAGAAGATGACAAGGAAAAAGCGATAAGGGAGAGGCTGAAGATATACAGGAATGATACAGAACCTATCATATTGCATTACAAGAATAAAGGAATCAAGATGATAGAGGTGGACGGAAAGAAATCAATCCAAGAAGCATTCGATGAGATAATGCCACAGCTCAGATGA
- a CDS encoding inositol monophosphatase, which produces MTMPEFLETAKAAALKAGIILMEKFGTGVHSEKKKDNSFVSEADLAAEKIILETIKKIYPEHSFFSEEAGRSENDSEYCWYIDPLDGTHNYLHNIPFFGVSVALARNKKFIAGVIYLPFTDELFYAEKGKGAWLNDMRINVSDKSINEAVYASPASFIHQGDETIIDLMKLFRKHCPEVRMTGSCAFGLAYVACGRFDISVKASITPYDTGAGKVIVEEAGGKVTKFDGTDFDGDSWNFIASNNRFHEKLLEMLKGFKARTGEKR; this is translated from the coding sequence ATGACGATGCCAGAATTCCTCGAGACTGCAAAAGCAGCGGCACTGAAAGCAGGCATCATACTTATGGAAAAGTTCGGAACCGGAGTGCACTCAGAAAAGAAGAAGGACAACTCTTTTGTAAGCGAGGCAGACCTCGCTGCAGAGAAGATAATCCTGGAGACAATCAAGAAAATATATCCTGAACACTCATTCTTCTCAGAAGAGGCAGGAAGGTCAGAAAATGACTCTGAATACTGCTGGTACATAGACCCACTGGACGGGACGCATAATTATCTCCACAATATACCATTCTTCGGGGTCTCGGTCGCGCTGGCCAGGAATAAAAAGTTCATTGCCGGCGTCATATACCTGCCATTCACAGATGAGCTTTTCTATGCAGAAAAAGGAAAAGGGGCATGGCTCAATGACATGAGAATCAATGTATCAGACAAGAGCATAAATGAAGCAGTGTATGCATCACCAGCATCCTTCATCCACCAGGGAGATGAAACCATCATAGACCTAATGAAGCTCTTCAGGAAACACTGCCCTGAAGTCAGGATGACAGGATCATGCGCCTTCGGGCTGGCATATGTGGCATGCGGCAGATTTGACATATCAGTCAAGGCCTCCATAACACCATATGACACAGGAGCAGGGAAAGTCATTGTCGAAGAGGCAGGGGGCAAAGTGACAAAGTTCGACGGTACAGACTTTGACGGGGACTCATGGAACTTCATAGCATCAAACAACAGGTTCCATGAAAAACTGCTTGAGATGCTAAAAGGATTCAAAGCGAGGACAGGAGAGAAAAGATGA
- a CDS encoding M24 family metallopeptidase, which produces MKLKEFKRNLNSRGIDAAALFNISFTTSDPSIKYFTGSSCEHATLIIPKSKRDTLYLPPMELAGAKTSINAKPLTKEFHELFKGIKTKNLGVNRKKIPEYYTARIRKETGAKISDVSKSIIELRKKKTQHEMENITNACKETDRILTEVYSEMSKKKIRTESELAGRILYHMSSRGYQPSFPPIVANRKNGGKPHHTPTTQRIRKGFCYIDFGLWNKGYTSDITRTIYFGKPSKKEKEIYDKVLHAQEEAISAVRPGIMARQVDAAARESLGSLAKHFLHGLGHGIGVEVHERPYLNEKSLEIIENGQAFTIEPGIYTKRYGIRIEDDILVHSRAKILTKAPKELLCFPI; this is translated from the coding sequence ATGAAACTGAAAGAATTCAAGAGAAACCTGAATAGCAGGGGGATCGATGCAGCTGCGCTGTTCAACATATCATTCACCACTTCAGACCCAAGCATAAAATATTTCACAGGATCCAGCTGCGAGCACGCAACACTCATAATACCAAAATCAAAAAGGGATACACTGTACCTACCCCCGATGGAACTTGCCGGGGCAAAGACATCCATCAATGCAAAACCGCTCACAAAGGAATTCCATGAGCTGTTCAAAGGTATCAAGACAAAAAACCTCGGAGTCAACAGGAAAAAGATACCTGAATACTACACTGCCAGAATAAGGAAAGAGACAGGAGCAAAGATATCTGATGTCTCCAAATCCATAATAGAGCTCAGAAAAAAAAAGACCCAACATGAGATGGAGAACATCACGAATGCCTGCAAGGAGACTGACAGGATACTCACAGAGGTGTATTCTGAAATGTCAAAAAAGAAGATCAGGACAGAATCAGAGCTCGCAGGCAGAATCCTCTATCACATGAGCTCAAGAGGGTATCAGCCGTCGTTCCCGCCGATTGTAGCAAACAGGAAGAATGGAGGGAAGCCCCACCATACACCAACAACACAGAGGATCAGGAAAGGATTCTGTTACATAGACTTCGGCCTGTGGAACAAAGGATACACATCAGACATAACAAGGACAATATACTTCGGCAAGCCAAGCAAGAAAGAGAAAGAGATCTATGACAAGGTCCTGCATGCCCAAGAGGAGGCAATATCAGCAGTCAGGCCTGGGATCATGGCAAGACAAGTCGATGCAGCAGCAAGAGAAAGCCTAGGCAGTCTCGCAAAGCATTTTCTCCACGGGCTCGGCCATGGTATAGGCGTAGAAGTGCATGAAAGGCCCTACCTCAATGAGAAATCACTGGAAATCATCGAGAATGGCCAGGCATTCACAATCGAACCAGGCATCTATACAAAGAGATACGGCATAAGGATAGAAGATGACATCCTTGTCCACAGCAGGGCAAAGATCCTCACAAAGGCACCAAAAGAACTTCTCTGCTTCCCAATATGA